Genomic segment of Saprospira sp. CCB-QB6:
ACCCGCTTCAATGCAGCCAAACCTTCGGTGATACTCATCTGCTGCCGCTCAAACTGCTTTTTGGGCAATTTATGACAGTTGTTGACAAGCTGCCCCTCATAAGTATAGTAGTAGGCCGTACCTAAGGTCAATAGCAGATAATCTGCTTGTAAAAGTTGCGCTTTGGCCCCCTCAAAACGCTGCTGCATCAGCTTTAGGGCTACCTCTTTTTCAGGATGGGCAAAATCCGTATGATAAGCAAAATGGCGATATAAACCCTGATGTAAAAATAGCTCTTCCTCTTCTGGCCCTCGCCCCGCTAATAAACGATCTAGACTGTCCGCCAAGGAAAGTGGATTGTAGATCTGCCCAAATGGCTGTAAGTCGATATTATAAGCTAAACGAGCCAAACGAATCCCCATCTCTTGCGCAAAACAAGATCCCAATGCCATTAACCGATGACGATAAGCTAAGGAAAAAGGCCAGTGGGGGAGGGGCAAGGCCTGAGGCCAAGGAGTTGGTCGCTTCATCTTTTTAGTTAAAAAACTGTTTTTTAGTAAACTAGGGCTTTAATATGATTACTCTGACCTTATACGCTATTAGTGTATTGGTTTAGTGTTTTTTACGCATAAAAAAAGGCCACATTGCTGTTGCAATGCGACCTTAAAGTCACCCCAATTAAAGCTCAAATATATATAGCTTTTTAAGAAGATGCAAACATTTAGAATAAAAAGTTATACTTGATCAGCAAACTTTCTGTCACAGAAACTCGACGGCCTGTGCTCTCATATCCATTCACTCCAGTATCGGGATCATTATCGCGATCTAATTGTACCTGCACATCATGGTCATAAAAGACAATGGTGTTTAAGCTGATAGACAATCCCTTAAAAATATAGAGATCCGTGGTGGTTAACCATTCTACATCTATATTCTGTGGATTGTGTAGGTAGTCGGAGAATAAGGTCAAGGAGGTCTTTAAGCCCAAACGAGGCTTTTTATCCGCATTGAGGAAAAACTTATTTTTATATA
This window contains:
- a CDS encoding GSCFA domain-containing protein; the encoded protein is MKRPTPWPQALPLPHWPFSLAYRHRLMALGSCFAQEMGIRLARLAYNIDLQPFGQIYNPLSLADSLDRLLAGRGPEEEELFLHQGLYRHFAYHTDFAHPEKEVALKLMQQRFEGAKAQLLQADYLLLTLGTAYYYTYEGQLVNNCHKLPKKQFERQQMSITEGLAALKRVFRALWELNPSCQIILTVSPIRHLKDGAQGNQRSKARLLLLAEALEEEFAQLHYFPAYEILLDELRDYRFYALDRAHPTNEAVDYIYQGFGQSLLAQEEQGLREKITKLYKAFSHRPNWPDSQAHQDFLQRQNDQLAALKQAHPAISWTKWEMLLGR